The Paramixta manurensis region GTGATAGAAAGATATAAAAAAATTGGTAAGCATGAATACCTTGCTTGGTAATGATGATGGGAACACTTTATACTCATGGTTATCAGTAAAGATCATATACTTGTAGTAAGTGAAGGTCATCATGAAGCTGAAGAAAATAATTGTTAACCCATGGGGTTTCACACTTTATAAAAGAGATGACAATAGCTATATTTTAAAAGTAATGTTTAGTGAAGGAGATTATAAGGTTGATGTTGCCAGATACTTCATTATCAAAGCTGATGAGATTGGTCATACTGAAGATTTGGATAATGTAAAAAAATTATCAGAGCGTATCAGAAATGATTACGAATCCAATAAGGATAGAGAAATTAGTAAGGAAAAGTTTAATATCATGACTTGATTTTTTAAAAGTAACGAAAGCTATAAATAAAATCAAGGTGAAATGTAATTAAATTTTTTTAGGCGTGATAGATAGTTGCGCCTACTATTGTTATACGATCGTCTGAGTTGCAGTGCGGGAATGTATAAAATAACGCTATAGGAATGTACTTTTTTTCATACCAACTATATTACTCATCAGAGAGAGCCTGACCCTGACCCCGAATATGTTCCAGTCATAATCAGGAATAACCGGCCTCATGTTGGTTGCATATTCTGGCAACCGGTAGATTTCTCGGCGAATTCAGATGGCGTCATCCAGCCCAGCGCAGAATGAGGACGCCTCTGGTTATAGTGTATGCGCCAGGCTTCGATTTTGCACCGTGCATCCTCCAGCGACATGAACCAGTTTTCGTTCAGGCACTCCTGTCGCAGCCTGCCGTTGAACGACTCCACTGTGGCATTATCCGTTGGCGTTCCCGGTCGTGAGAAGTCTATACGGATCCCTCGCTCATATACCCACTTGTCCAGCATTTTTCCTGCAAATTCAGAGCCGTTATCGGTTTTCAGCACCTGTGGTAAAGGACGTCTGAGCGCAATGGTGTTCAGCATTTCTGCCACTTCTGTTGAACGCAAATTCTGGCCCACGCAGATCCCCAGACATTCGCGCGTGTAGAGATCGATTACCGTCAGCAGGCGCAGCCGCCGACCGTCAAACAACGCATCGGAGACAAAATCCATACCCCATACGTGGTTGGGATACAGCCCCTGCGGCTGGGGCTGACGTTTCAGCGCAGATTTATTGCGGCGGGGGCGTTTTAGTCGCAGCGACAGCCCCTGCTCACGGTAGAGCCGGTAGATGCGCTTGTGATTATCGCGCCAGCCTTCCCGCCTGAGCATCACGTGAACCCTGCGGTAGCCATAGTGGACCCGGGTTTCGGTGATCTCCCTGATACGAAGGCGGAGCGCGCTGTCGTCTGCCGCCACAGAGCGGTAGCGGAAAGAGCTGCGGCTGATCCGTAGCGCAAAACAGACCTGCCGCTCGCTGGCCCCGTAACGTGCCTGCAGGTCACGGACCCATTCGCGCAGACGCGACAGCGTCAGTTCTTTTTTGCCAGCACATCCTGCAGCATGGCCTTGTCGAGGCTGAGATCGGCAACCAGCTTCTTCAGCCTGAGATTCTCTTCTTCAAGCTGCCGCATGTGCTTCAGCTCAGAAGGGGAAATCCCGCCGTATTTTTTTCGCCAGGTGTAAAACGTGGCATCGGAGATGCCCAACTTACGGCAGACTTCGGGCACGCTCGTACCCAGTTCGGCCTGTTTCAGGGCAAAGACAATCTGCTCTTCGGTGAATCGTGACTTTTTCATCGGCACAACCTCCGCTCAGGGGAGTCATTATCATGCCGGAATTCTGTTTCTGAATGGAGCAGGATTTTGGGTCAGGGTCAAGCCTGAATATGAAAAGAAAAGGAGATATAGTAAATAATCTTTTGCAACTTTAAAAATGAGAGTCAAATGATCGATTTACGTACTGATGAATATCAATTAGAGATCTACGCAGAAAAATATAAGCATCTAATTCCTGTAACCTCCGACGAGGTACAGAAAAGAATGGAGTTTGATTATACTGTTCCCGTGTCTCAGCCTACGTTTGAACAACAACAAAAACGAGCAACCTGGGACCAGTCATTGAGTCAGATTATAAGTGACACAAAGGCTATGGATAAAGCCAAAGGCGCTTTAGTGGGGCTGGCAATTGGCGATGCTGTGGGCACAACCCTCGAGTTTCTTCCGCGAGATAAAGCATATGTTAATGATATGGTGGGGGGAGGGCCATTTAATTTGCAGCCGGGCGAGTGGACTGATGATACTTCGATGGCCCTTTGCCTTGCTGAAACCTATCTTGAATCTGGCCGTATGAGTACTCCCTTATTCCGGAGAAAACTGGTTCGTTGGTATAAACAGGGCGAAAACAGCTCTAATGGCGTTTGTTTTGATATAGGTAATACCACTTGTCATGCATTGCATGAATTTTTAGCAAAGGGTGATGCCTGGTATGGAAATACCGGAGCAGAAACGGCAGGTAATGCGGGCATTATAAGACAAGCACCTGTTTCTATTTTCAGAAGAAAATCATTTTACAGAACCTTTCGGGAATCGAAGTCCCAAAGTATGGCAACACATTGCGCTGCTGAATCAATGAGCAGTTGTCAATATCTTGGCTTGTTATTACACTATTTATTAAACGGTTATACGAAAGAAGAGACGTTTTCCCCCCATGTGTTTCCTTCGCCAGTAAGATTATTACTCATTAACGCTGGAGAATATAAACAGAAGTCGCGCGATCAAATTAGATCGAGCGGATATGTAATCGACACCCTCGAAGCGGCATTATGGGCTGTATGGCATACCGACAACTTTCGTGATGCTATTTTACTTGCAGCTAATTTAGCCGATGATGCTGACAGCGTTGCTGCGACGGCCGGTCAGTTAGCCGGAGCATTATATGGTTACTCGGCTATTCCACATGAATGGCTGCGTAAACTTGTTCAGCAAGAGCGAATTTCATCTTTGGCGGAGCAGTTATTTAAACTGGCTCCTGAGGACGATTGATTTTTTTGGATTAGATCTATTTAATTATTTTCTAAGAAGGTGTGGTTATTACTTAATAGATCCAATTGGCGTAAGTCAGAGCTTTTTAAATTAATCAGCAAGCGGCGGTTCCGGCCCCTAACGGGTTCGCGTCATTGCAACTGCCGCCGGGCGAATACCAATTTACCCTCTCGAACCAGGGCCAGGCGCCTTCAGCAGTTATGGCGCATTTGAAAGAGCAAGAAAAAATAAATTTCCCCTACCAGGTAATTAAGTGGCGCTCGCTACATGATTATGACGTACTCCATTAGGGGTAAAACGCTTTTATTGAACGTTACGCACAAGCGTGTTTGGCTGAGTATGACTGATCTCTTCCCTTTAAACTGTGCCAGCGTAATCGCCCGATGAGACGATTACGCCATACCCTTTCCGACAAAAAACTCTACCACTACTCCGCAGCCTGAAAGGCGTAATGGTCGCCTTTAGCCACAATATAGCCGACACCCGGGAAAGGGAAATGCGGAGCAAAAATCAGCTCATGGTCTGCCGCCAGTTTTGCCAGCAGCGCTTTACGGTTAGCAATCCCTTCAGCGCGATCATTATCATAAGCAATCGCCCACTCTGGTTTCGCAAGAGAAACGATGGCGCTGTGCGCCGAATCACCAATATCTAACAGGCGCGCTTTACCGGAAGTAACCTGGTAACCAACGTGTCCTGGCGTATGGCCCGGCAGGGAAACCGATTTGATGCCTGGCAGCACCTGGTCACCCGGCTGGAAGGTTTTAACCTGTGGCTGAATAATTTTTACTAACGCAGCCATTTTGGGCATGGTTTGCAGCCAAGCCCAATCCGGTGCCGAGATCTGTACCGTAGCATTGGCAAATGCTTGCTTGCCATCCGCCGTCACCAGCCCGCCGATATGGTCGCCGTGAACATGCGTGATCAGAACATCGGTAATCTGCTCAGGCTGGTAGCCCGCTTTCTCCAGGCTTGTTACCAACTGACCATGAACGGCAGGCCCAAGACCGGTATCCAGCAGAATATTTTTTTGGCCGTCTTTAATCAGCAAACCATCCACGCTGAGTTTAATACTCTCTGTCGGTGCGCCAGCGTTCGACAAGACATCCGCTACCGCCTTTTCCCCCACGCTCACGCCCACCACTTTGGCATCATTGGCAAGAAAGTTGTCCTTATCATGGAGCGCCGTTACCTGCAGTTTACCCACTTGAAAGGTTTTGAATGCCGGGGCATTGGCCGCCACGCTATCTGCCAGCGCGAAGGAGCAGTAACAGGCCGCAAGAAGGCCCGACACAATCAATTTTTTCATTATCAACGCTCTCCTGAATTAACCTGCAATGCGTGTTTTTAGTGCCTTATTAGCCTGCAAAATGGTGTTTGGTGAACAGGTAAACAACGGTATCACTTTTTAACTGCGACCATAACGGAAGAGGCTTTCACCAGCGCCACCAGGCGGCTCCCCGCCTTAAGCGCCATCTCCTCAGCCGCTTCATTTGTGACCCCTGCGGTTAACTCAAAACCGGCATCGGTTTGAACCTGTACGGTGGTATTAACCGCGCCTTCCTGAACCGTTTTAACCGTGCCTGGAAACTGGTTGCGGGCTGAGAACTGGTAACCGCACTCCTCACTCGCCAGAATGACCCACGGCGCTTTAATCAGGGCGATAGCCTGTTTGCCATTGACCAACCCCAACGCCTCTTTACTGGTGCGGGTGACAACGGCAACCAGCTTGCCTCCACCGTTTAGCGTTAATTCTATTTCGTCATTAACTGCGCCATCCGTGACGTTGCTGATGATACCGGCTAACTGATTACGAGCTGAAATGGTCATAGCGCTTCCTGTTGTGGCTTAAAAATAAAAGAGTATGTCAAACATAGGGCGAGTCGCTATGGTTTCCTGGTAATTTTCTGAGGTGTATTCGAATACCTTGGCTGATGCGAATAAATAGGCCGCGTTTGATAACCATTGGTTTGCACTATAAGCCGGAGGCTATCCGCATTTTCAAGGCAATTGATTAATTAACTCCATCATTAATCAACGCTTTTTCGCTTTCACCGTTTCGAACGCAGATGAAACCCCTATTATTCCCGTTATTCTCTGCCGTTCTCATTAAGACCGGTCTGACGTAATCTTTACACTTAATTCAAAACTATTTCTTAATAATCAGTGGGTAACAAACAACCGTTTTTTGCCACGAGATAAAGTGTTGGCGAATGTTAGTTTATGTGTTAAATATTTGTTTTATTCGTCGTCGTCTGGCTACGGTATCAGAACTAACTCTATAAAAAATCGAGGAAAAAATGAAAAAAGTCATATTGGGGTTGTTAATGGTGCTCACGCTTTCCGCCTGTTCCGGCGGTATGATGGGCGGAGAAGATAAATACAGCACAACGTATATCAAGTCACATATTGTGGAAGGCAAAACCACCAAATCTGAAGTTCAGGGGCTGTACGGCGTGCCTGATTCCAATTCAGAAAGCGCGTATGGCACCACCTGGCGGTTCAACAAAAACGGCGATATGAAAGATGCGTCAAGCCTTGCCGGGTACATCCCGGGCGCCAGTGCGATCACCAGTGCGCTTGGCATGGCGGACACCGCTTCCTCGGCGTCTGACAGTTACAATAAGGTTCAGGCCAAACGTAGCGGTAACTCGGCGATCACCCACGGTAGTTCACTTTACATCACCTTTAACCGCAGTGGCGTGGTGGATTACTGGAGCCTTGATTAAGCCTGTTGCGGTAAAAAAGCTCGCTGCGGCGAGCTTTTTTATTGCGTTTTTCCGGCGAGAAAAGCGGCATTTCACATTGTTAAACCGCTTCGGATCGGCGAAAATGCCGGCCATTGTGATTAATCGTCTGTGGTTTATGCCATGCGCACCGCGCGGCGGGACACAGCTTCAAGACCAGAAGACCTCCATGTCAAATGCTCCTTTTATGCAAGAAGTGGCGCGTCGCCGCACTTTTGCCATTATTTCGCACCCCGATGCCGGTAAAACCACCATCACCGAGAAAGTGTTGCTGTTCGGGCAGGCTATCCAGACTGCCGGTACGGTAAAAGGCCGTGGCTCTAATCAACATGCAAAGTCAGACTGGATGGAGATGGAGAAGCAGCGCGGTATCTCTATTACTACCTCGGTAATGCAGTTTCCCTACCGTGAAAGTCTGGTCAACCTGCTGGATACCCCAGGCCATGAAGACTTCTCGGAAGATACTTACCGCACACTAACCGCAGTGGACTGCTGCCTGATGGTGATTGATGCGGCTAAAGGTGTTGAAGATCGTACCCGTAAGTTGATGGAAGTGACTCGCCTGCGTGACACGCCGATCCTCACCTTTATGAACAAGCTGGATCGCGATATTCGTGATCCGATGGAGTTGCTGGATGAGGTTGAAAGCGAGCTGAAGATCGCTTGTGCGCCTATCACTTGGCCGATCGGCTGCGGTAAGTTGTTTAAAGGGGTTTACCATCTCTATAACGATGAAACCTACCTGTATCAGAGCGGCAAAGGCCACACTATCCAGGAAGTGCGTATTGTTAAAGGGCTGCATAATCCGGAGTTAGATAGCGCAGTGGGCGAAGATCTTGCCGCGCAACTGCGTGAAGAGCTGGAACTGGTGCAGGGCGCCTCGCATGAGTTTGAGCAGGAAGCGTTTCTGAACGGTGAGCTCTCGCCGGTCTTTTTCGGCACCGCGCTGGGTAACTTCGGCGTTGACCATATGCTGGATGGCCTGGTGTCTTGGGCGCCAACGCCGATGCCGCGTAAGACGGATGAGC contains the following coding sequences:
- a CDS encoding lipoprotein, whose product is MKKVILGLLMVLTLSACSGGMMGGEDKYSTTYIKSHIVEGKTTKSEVQGLYGVPDSNSESAYGTTWRFNKNGDMKDASSLAGYIPGASAITSALGMADTASSASDSYNKVQAKRSGNSAITHGSSLYITFNRSGVVDYWSLD
- the tri1 gene encoding ADP-ribosylarginine hydrolase Tri1; the encoded protein is MIDLRTDEYQLEIYAEKYKHLIPVTSDEVQKRMEFDYTVPVSQPTFEQQQKRATWDQSLSQIISDTKAMDKAKGALVGLAIGDAVGTTLEFLPRDKAYVNDMVGGGPFNLQPGEWTDDTSMALCLAETYLESGRMSTPLFRRKLVRWYKQGENSSNGVCFDIGNTTCHALHEFLAKGDAWYGNTGAETAGNAGIIRQAPVSIFRRKSFYRTFRESKSQSMATHCAAESMSSCQYLGLLLHYLLNGYTKEETFSPHVFPSPVRLLLINAGEYKQKSRDQIRSSGYVIDTLEAALWAVWHTDNFRDAILLAANLADDADSVAATAGQLAGALYGYSAIPHEWLRKLVQQERISSLAEQLFKLAPEDD
- the prfC gene encoding peptide chain release factor 3; translation: MSNAPFMQEVARRRTFAIISHPDAGKTTITEKVLLFGQAIQTAGTVKGRGSNQHAKSDWMEMEKQRGISITTSVMQFPYRESLVNLLDTPGHEDFSEDTYRTLTAVDCCLMVIDAAKGVEDRTRKLMEVTRLRDTPILTFMNKLDRDIRDPMELLDEVESELKIACAPITWPIGCGKLFKGVYHLYNDETYLYQSGKGHTIQEVRIVKGLHNPELDSAVGEDLAAQLREELELVQGASHEFEQEAFLNGELSPVFFGTALGNFGVDHMLDGLVSWAPTPMPRKTDERTVEAKEEKFTGFVFKIQANMDPKHRDRVAFMRVVSGKYEKGMKLRQVRTGKDVVIADALTFMAGDRAHVEEAYPGDIIGLHNHGTIQIGDTFTQGENIKFTGIPNFAPELFRRIRLRDPLKQKQLLKGLVQLSEEGAVQVFRPVTNNDLIVGAVGVLQFDVVVARLKSEYNVEAIYESVNVSTARWVECNDAKKFDEFQRKNEVNLALDGGDNLTYIAPTMVNLNITQERYPDVVFRKTREH
- a CDS encoding IS3 family transposase (programmed frameshift) encodes the protein MKKSRFTEEQIVFALKQAELGTSVPEVCRKLGISDATFYTWRKKYGGISPSELKHMRQLEEENLRLKKLVADLSLDKAMLQDVLAKKKLTLSRLREWVRDLQARYGASERQVCFALRISRSSFRYRSVAADDSALRLRIREITETRVHYGYRRVHVMLRREGWRDNHKRIYRLYREQGLSLRLKRPRRNKSALKRQPQPQGLYPNHVWGMDFVSDALFDGRRLRLLTVIDLYTRECLGICVGQNLRSTEVAEMLNTIALRRPLPQVLKTDNGSEFAGKMLDKWVYERGIRIDFSRPGTPTDNATVESFNGRLRQECLNENWFMSLEDARCKIEAWRIHYNQRRPHSALGWMTPSEFAEKSTGCQNMQPT
- a CDS encoding MBL fold metallo-hydrolase; this encodes MKKLIVSGLLAACYCSFALADSVAANAPAFKTFQVGKLQVTALHDKDNFLANDAKVVGVSVGEKAVADVLSNAGAPTESIKLSVDGLLIKDGQKNILLDTGLGPAVHGQLVTSLEKAGYQPEQITDVLITHVHGDHIGGLVTADGKQAFANATVQISAPDWAWLQTMPKMAALVKIIQPQVKTFQPGDQVLPGIKSVSLPGHTPGHVGYQVTSGKARLLDIGDSAHSAIVSLAKPEWAIAYDNDRAEGIANRKALLAKLAADHELIFAPHFPFPGVGYIVAKGDHYAFQAAE
- a CDS encoding TOBE domain-containing protein codes for the protein MTISARNQLAGIISNVTDGAVNDEIELTLNGGGKLVAVVTRTSKEALGLVNGKQAIALIKAPWVILASEECGYQFSARNQFPGTVKTVQEGAVNTTVQVQTDAGFELTAGVTNEAAEEMALKAGSRLVALVKASSVMVAVKK